A genomic segment from Corythoichthys intestinalis isolate RoL2023-P3 chromosome 2, ASM3026506v1, whole genome shotgun sequence encodes:
- the bhlhe23 gene encoding class E basic helix-loop-helix protein 23, whose amino-acid sequence MNASDENLLKSISNDALLDLTQRYGQSAFGFGAGHGPGTPGRFPLTPAADFLAGQTAKSNESGGEHTSDDEDGFDSLESRKRSAPFGDDKPGGPLAKKSKEQRSLRLSINARERRRMHDLNDALDGLRAVIPYAHSPSVRKLSKIATLLLAKNYILMQAQALEEMRRLVAYLNQGQSLTSPIPTALAPFGQAAAVYPFSGSALAGCAEKCSNFSGTPSTLFKHCNDKP is encoded by the coding sequence ATGAACGCCAGCGATGAGAACCTGCTCAAGTCCATCAGCAACGACGCGCTCCTCGACCTGACGCAGCGCTACGGCCAGTCCGCTTTCGGCTTCGGGGCCGGCCACGGTCCCGGAACCCCCGGCCGCTTCCCGCTGACGCCGGCCGCCGACTTCCTCGCGGGACAGACGGCCAAGTCCAACGAGAGCGGCGGGGAGCACACCAGCGACGACGAGGACGGCTTTGACTCGCTGGAGTCCCGGAAAAGAAGCGCGCCCTTCGGGGACGACAAGCCCGGGGGTCCCCTGGCCAAGAAGTCCAAAGAGCAGCGATCTTTGCGGCTCAGTATTAACGCCCGAGAGAGGAGGAGGATGCACGACCTGAACGACGCTCTGGACGGCCTGAGAGCCGTCATCCCTTACGCCCACAGCCCGTCGGTGAGAAAACTCTCCAAAATAGCAACTCTCCTCCTGGCCAAGAACTACATCCTCATGCAGGCTCAGGCTCTGGAGGAGATGCGGCGGCTGGTGGCCTATCTCAACCAGGGACAGAGCCTCACGTCACCCATCCCCACTGCCCTGGCGCCCTTTGGTCAGGCCGCTGCCGTCTACCCTTTCTCGGGCTCGGCTCTGGCCGGCTGCGCCGAAAAGTGCTCCAACTTCTCGGGGACACCGTCGACTCTCTTCAAACATTGTAACGACAAGCCTTGA